Proteins encoded in a region of the Zea mays cultivar B73 chromosome 4, Zm-B73-REFERENCE-NAM-5.0, whole genome shotgun sequence genome:
- the opr8 gene encoding 12-oxophytodienoate reductase8 isoform X1, translated as MASTDRSAPAEDQQQPQRPSLFSPYQMPHFRLAHRFPRVPGIYNQEQTDAWKKVVDAVHAKGAIFFCQLWHVGRASHQVYQPGGSAPISSTDKPISSRWRILMPDGSYGKYPTPRRLATSEIPEIVEQYRQAAINAIKAGFDGIEIHGAHGYLIDQFLKDGINDRADEYGGSLSNRCRFLLEVTRAVVSAIGADRVAVRVSPAIDHLDAYDSNPLQLGLAVVDRLNALQEETGRLAYLHVTQPRYTAYGQTESGQHGSAEEESRLMRALRGAYRGTFMCSGGYTRELGVEAVESWDADLVSYGRLFIANPDLVERFRRDAPLNRYVRKTFYTPDPVVGYTDYPFLGQPKARM; from the exons ATGGCCTCCACGGATCGCTCCGCGCCGGCGGAGGACCAGCAACAGCCGCAGCGCCCGTCCCTCTTCTCGCCGTACCAGATGCCCCACTTCCGCCTCGCGCACCG GTTCCCTCGTGTCCCTGGGATATACAATCAAGAGCAGACTGATGCATGGAAAAAGGTGGTTGATGCTGTTCATGCCAAGGGAGCCATCTTTTTCTGCCAACTATGGCATGTAGGTCGAGCTTCTCACCAAG TATATCAGCCGGGTGGTTCTGCTCCAATATCCTCTACTGATAAACCAATATCATCAAGATGGAGGATACTGATGCCCGATGGATCCTATGGCAAGTATCCAACTCCGAGGCGCCTAGCCACATCCGAGATACCAGAAATTGTCGAGCAATACCGACAGGCTGCCATAAACGCCATCAAAGCAG GTTTCGATGGCATCGAGATCCACGGTGCCCATGGCTACCTAATCGACCAGTTCCTCAAGGACGGTATCAACGACAGGGCTGACGAGTACGGTGGCTCACTCTCCAACCGCTGCCGGTTCCTCCTGGAGGTGACGCGCGCCGTGGTCTCCGCGATAGGGGCAGACCGGGTGGCGGTCCGGGTGTCCCCGGCCATCGACCACCTCGACGCGTACGACTCCAACCCGCTGCAGCTCGGCCTGGCCGTAGTGGACCGCCTCAACGCTCTCCAGGAGGAGACCGGGCGGCTGGCCTACCTGCACGTGACGCAGCCACGGTACACGGCGTACGGGCAGACGGAGTCCGGCCAGCACGGGAGCGCCGAGGAGGAGAGCCGGCTGATGCGCGCCCTGCGGGGCGCCTACCGCGGCACGTTCATGTGCAGCGGTGGGTACACGCGCGAGCTCGGCGTGGAGGCCGTCGAGTCGTGGGACGCCGACCTGGTGTCCTACGGGCGGCTGTTCATCGCTAACCCGGACCTGGTGGAGCGGTTCCGGCGCGACGCCCCGCTGAACAGATACGTGCGCAAGACGTTCTACACCCCGGATCCCGTCGTTGGTTACACGGACTACCCGTTCCTCGGCCAGCCTAAGGCGCGCATGTGA
- the opr8 gene encoding 12-oxophytodienoate reductase8: protein MASTDRSAPAEDQQQPQRPSLFSPYQMPHFRLAHRVVLAPMTRCRAPDALPGPALAEYYAQRSTEGGLLISEGTIISPAGPGFPRVPGIYNQEQTDAWKKVVDAVHAKGAIFFCQLWHVGRASHQVYQPGGSAPISSTDKPISSRWRILMPDGSYGKYPTPRRLATSEIPEIVEQYRQAAINAIKAGFDGIEIHGAHGYLIDQFLKDGINDRADEYGGSLSNRCRFLLEVTRAVVSAIGADRVAVRVSPAIDHLDAYDSNPLQLGLAVVDRLNALQEETGRLAYLHVTQPRYTAYGQTESGQHGSAEEESRLMRALRGAYRGTFMCSGGYTRELGVEAVESWDADLVSYGRLFIANPDLVERFRRDAPLNRYVRKTFYTPDPVVGYTDYPFLGQPKARM from the exons ATGGCCTCCACGGATCGCTCCGCGCCGGCGGAGGACCAGCAACAGCCGCAGCGCCCGTCCCTCTTCTCGCCGTACCAGATGCCCCACTTCCGCCTCGCGCACCG GGTGGTGCTGGCGCCGATGACCAGGTGCCGGGCGCCCGATGCGCTCCCGGGCCCCGCGCTCGCGGAGTACTACGCGCAGCGGTCCACGGAAGGCGGCTTGCTCATCTCCGAGGGCACCATCATCTCGCCCGCCGGCCCTGG GTTCCCTCGTGTCCCTGGGATATACAATCAAGAGCAGACTGATGCATGGAAAAAGGTGGTTGATGCTGTTCATGCCAAGGGAGCCATCTTTTTCTGCCAACTATGGCATGTAGGTCGAGCTTCTCACCAAG TATATCAGCCGGGTGGTTCTGCTCCAATATCCTCTACTGATAAACCAATATCATCAAGATGGAGGATACTGATGCCCGATGGATCCTATGGCAAGTATCCAACTCCGAGGCGCCTAGCCACATCCGAGATACCAGAAATTGTCGAGCAATACCGACAGGCTGCCATAAACGCCATCAAAGCAG GTTTCGATGGCATCGAGATCCACGGTGCCCATGGCTACCTAATCGACCAGTTCCTCAAGGACGGTATCAACGACAGGGCTGACGAGTACGGTGGCTCACTCTCCAACCGCTGCCGGTTCCTCCTGGAGGTGACGCGCGCCGTGGTCTCCGCGATAGGGGCAGACCGGGTGGCGGTCCGGGTGTCCCCGGCCATCGACCACCTCGACGCGTACGACTCCAACCCGCTGCAGCTCGGCCTGGCCGTAGTGGACCGCCTCAACGCTCTCCAGGAGGAGACCGGGCGGCTGGCCTACCTGCACGTGACGCAGCCACGGTACACGGCGTACGGGCAGACGGAGTCCGGCCAGCACGGGAGCGCCGAGGAGGAGAGCCGGCTGATGCGCGCCCTGCGGGGCGCCTACCGCGGCACGTTCATGTGCAGCGGTGGGTACACGCGCGAGCTCGGCGTGGAGGCCGTCGAGTCGTGGGACGCCGACCTGGTGTCCTACGGGCGGCTGTTCATCGCTAACCCGGACCTGGTGGAGCGGTTCCGGCGCGACGCCCCGCTGAACAGATACGTGCGCAAGACGTTCTACACCCCGGATCCCGTCGTTGGTTACACGGACTACCCGTTCCTCGGCCAGCCTAAGGCGCGCATGTGA